The following DNA comes from Meles meles chromosome 8, mMelMel3.1 paternal haplotype, whole genome shotgun sequence.
ctactctgaaaataaattctTGAGTCAACTTATTCTCACAAAATGTCCTAGATCCttagaacaaatcaaaaagaacatttgacACATATCAAAAACAAACCGGTAAATGTACAAAAATGCTTTAGGTTAATCATctactagatttttaaaaaatcagatttcagATTGTTCCACCTTAAGGACTGTATGTCAAATTTATATAACTGTCTTTTCAAATAATGCCTACCTatgaatttaaaagtatttaatattAAGTTGTTAATTTACACACACAGGTTTCGAGGATGTtgatatttatacacatataggTTTTTcgtatataaaatttatttatttttgaaagggaaaaatcaatcattaaatataaagatatctgttaaatatataaagtatcaaGCAAGTAGTTGAGTACACAAGGCTGACTTTCAAGTAGGAGGTCTGCAGTGAAAATATAAGTGTCTGAGTCATCAGCATAgagatggtatttaaagccacAAAAATCCTTGACTGTAATTTGCTTTTAACATAACATATGAAATGAAATTTTCCCCTGAGCTTTAGTTTCCTAAATACATGCACTTTCAGAGAAATCTCAGCTATCAGAATtgatactaaaagaaaaaataataaataaataaataaataaatgcttcctGATCATCAATGACCTTCCACAAACATTCTCCTAGTGGAAGTTCCTAAAACTTAAGGTGAAAAACTTTCTCTCCTTCATAATATCACTTACAGtactatttctcctttcttctcatttctcttcttctcctctgtTTCTATAGCAATAATAAATTACAGTAATTAATAGCAAAGGTGGCAAGACAAGTAGCTTATTGATGTCTTATGTTACCCACGAAGAAAGTCCTGcctataaaaaaaatctatctatttacttgagaaaTAGAGACCATGAGAGTAGGggatagggcagagggagaaaatcttcaagcagacttccactgagcatggggccctACAAGGGGCTAGGTCTCATATACATGAGAAAAAGACCTGAgaagaaaccaaaagtcagatgcttaataggCTCAGTTAACCAGGAACACAAATAATATTTGTAcattgagagattttttttagtACAGGAAATGAACTTTAAATAAATCTCCCAAACTTTTATTGTCAGAGTTTGAAAGTTGACCCTTATCCTCAAGGAGGCATACTCAAGCAAATTCTCTCAGAATGGATTTAGGGTTCATCTGCCATACTTCAAGCTCCAGTCATCAAATATGTAGGAAAGCAAACTTGATTATATTTATTCTGAGACAGAATCACTGCCTACTCTCACAGGGACTGGCTGCTATTGTCCATACTCAGTTGTTAATGGTACCTGAACTAGAAACTAAATCTAAAGAGTTAcatgaaaaatagaaatcataatACCAAAGTGCTTATTCTAATCATTAGCCAGTATTTTTCTCTCCAGGGAGGAAATTCTCTTAGGAAGCCAAATTACCTAAGTTAGTTTAATACTATGCCATGCCAGAAAACCAAGAAATCTTATCCACCAATCAGTGAATCGTTTTCTTGCATGTTCTCATTTGGATGAAATATTGTGACATTTGCTCTGTTTTCTCTGCCACTTGTTGCTTTTCTCATATGTATGAACTTATCCATGAAGTGTTGCTTTCTATAATATAATTCTCAGAATTGTATAAAACTGTCCCCAATGCACCAACCAACGATTAGGGAAATACCCATGGACTTACATGACAAATGTATATGAAACTAAGAATATGACAAATAATGATAGACatgatgaacaaagaaaaaagatattaaagtaCATAGAAATTGTAAATCAATACAATGAATATGTTTGTTATAACTAGAATTATACTATTTGAATAGCAGGTCATGAGTTATCTCCTTGAACATGCTCAAAAGccaaaagaaaggcaaattttTACAGATGTTACAAAGGGAAGATAAGCACTAAATAGAGGCTTAATTAGTTGATATGTGTGGTCCTGTGGGATCATCATCTTCTTGTACTGACTTGGAGATATTCATTGCTAAGCCAGAAAAGATAAGATCCAGATTTAGTAGTGTCAAAACTAATCTGCCAATGAAATAGGTCAGTCAAAATTAGTGGCCAATTTTTCAACCAGGTCAGAACCAtggaaaagagaaacacaaaccAGAGTAATATACAAAGGAGGGAGGTAAAGTGATAGATGTAACAAAAGCTGGCTCCCAATCTGCTGTACAGACAGGGGAAAGGTGAAGTGGGCTTATCTCCCACAAATACTACTGTATTTCATAGTGTGGCACTCTATGATGCTGACTTAAAATGAAATGGATCTGTGCTCTGTGGCCATTCCACCTATGTTTACAAGCATCCTACTGGGACAAGATTCAATTGTCCATATTGAGatgaaaactttcttttttcatttatagcagcccaattttatttaacttgttaCAGAATTAGACATTGGagtcctctgtttttgttttgtttttctttctccccatttCAAGTCAAAGTTTGTTGCACCATAACTTCCTCATGGCATTTTTCACTTCTGCATTTCTCAGAGTGTAAATCAGAGGGTTGAGCAAGGGTGTCCCAATAGTGTAAAACACAGCCACCATCTTGTCCACTGGAAATGTAGTTACAGGACGAGTATATGTGAATATACATGGGACAAAGAATAGGATGACCACAATAATGTGGGAGGTGCAGGTAGAGAgggctttctttcttccttctgcacTCTGGTTGTTCAGGGAatgtaagataaaaatataagagGTAAGCAGGACTATGAAACTTACCATGCAGATAGCCCCACTGTTAAAAACTATGAGTAAATTGATGGTGTAAGTGTCCATGCATGCAAGTTTCAACAAAGGTGTCATATCACAGAAATAATGATCAATAACATTGGGTCCACAGAATGGTAGTTTCAAAGCCAAGAAAATCTGTGAAGAAGAATGGATACAAGATACCACCCAGGCCAGGTTTACCATTGTATCACAGACTTGCTGGCTCATGATAGTTGTGTACCGCAGGGGCTTACAaatggccacatagcgatcaaAAGACAGGAAGACGAGCACCAAGACCTCTAAACACCCAAAGAAGTGAACTGAAAATATCTGGGTCATGCACTCATTGTAGGAGATAACTTTCTTCTCAGATAATGAATCTACTATCATCCTAGGAGCAGTGGTTGTTGAGAAACAGGCATCAGCAAAGGATAAGTGaaagaggaagaagtacatggggctCCCAAGTGTCCGGCTGTATCTTATGGTCATCACAATCAGTAAGTTTGCCATCAGAGTTGCAAGGTATAGAAACAAGAAGACCACAAACACAACTTTCTCCTTTAGAACATTCTGTGTTAGCCCAAACAGAATGAACTCATTCACACTGTTATTCAACTCCATCATTACAGTGAGTATAGAAATTGTTCATCTGCagagaaaattggaaaaatagtGACCTGGCAATAGTGGTGAAATTGATTCAGAATTTTACTTTTACAGTTCTAATTCCATCATCACATAAACCAACGGCTCTCAGTTCTTCATATATTGAAGTCACATGGAAAaccttggggtttttttggtttctttttgtgttttattctgttcttttaatGTTAATGTCCATGCTTTAACCATGAGCATTAACTGAGGTCTTCTTATGTGGACTAAGTTTTCCAGTGATAACAAAGTAATTGTGAGTTCTGCCAAGTTCTGAGAACTAATGATTTTGCTGTACGATCTTGATCAGATGACTTTAATGTCTTGAagctttttcttcatttgacaaTTAGACATTCTAACAGATACTTTAATAAGTATATGCTTATGTGTATTAAGTGCATgtgatatataatatacattgcatacataatataaatatataatatatatttgttatgtatatatttatatatgtatatatatttatatataatcatatatgatatatatatatattaaaaataatatcccttacaattttaaaacatatacacTTGGAGactaccttttaaaaaacacattcctTGATTTGGACATGAATTTGCAACTATTAATCCTGACCTCTTAAGTATCTTGTTTGGATTATGCtttaagaagaaattatttcCACAGATTCAGGGTCATGGTGGTAATAATTTTACCTTTATTACTTCTGTTTAGGAAATTACTACAATTTATCTTTATTCTGTCTTATAATACATTTGTGCCTTTTAATATTGATGCTGAATAATCAGGATTTATTTTGGTATGTGTTTTGAGAAACTCTTTCTGATAAATCATCAATCCTTCAATGAATCAATAACAACATCAGATCAGTCACTAGTACGTACTAAGTGCATACTCATATCAACAATCTATGGAAGTGGCACAGAAATATGTCCTCAGCTTCTTTACAACGAAGCAGGAAGGATATCTCTAGATAAGATTGTTACCTACATAAGAATTATACACATTGTGATAATACCAAGTGAATTTTGGTTCCATATGTACAAAGTTCCCTTGATTATGAACTGGCTGCTCAGTGAAGTTTCAaaaagccatcagggagattcaaatcgaaaccataatgagataccaccttacaccagttagaatggccaaaatcaacaagacagtaaaccacaagtgttggagaagatgtggagaaaagggaaccctcttacattgttggtgggaatgcaagttgatacagccactttggaaatcagtgtggagattccttaagaaattaaaaatagagctaccctatgactctgcaattgcactacagagtatataccccaaagatactgatgtagtgaaaagaagggacatatgtaccccagtgttcagagcagcaatggtcacaatcaccaaactatggaaagagccaagatgcctttcaacagatgaatggataaagaagacatggtccatataaacaatggagtattatgccaccatcagaaagcatgaatacccaacttttgtatcaacatggatgggactggaggagagtatgctgagtgaaataaatcaagcagagagagtcaattatcatatggtttcactcatttgtggagcataaggaataagacagaggacattgggagttggagagaagtgagttgggggaagtcagagggggagagaaaccatgagagactgtagactctgagaaacaaactgagggctctggaagggaagagggtgggggattaggtgagcctggtggtgggtattaaggaggacatgtattgcatggatcactgggtgtggtgcataaacaatgaatcttggaatagagaaaaaaattaaattaaaagaaataaaataaaacaatgaaacaaaaaaaaaattacaaagaagtgaAGTAAGGGCTCCAAATATGTAAACTGGAGTTTCCAACACAGTTCTCTGAAACTCAAGTATTCCATAAGTTTATACTCACTTTCCCttagtataatatatattttaaaattacttactCAGATCTCCATTTATCCCAATAAAATTCTATGTGCAAATAAAGCTTAAAACTTAATTGTCATCcagctaaaataatattaatgtaGTAAGATAAACTAGagatattataattaaaaactctGATTGGCAGTCCCAATGATCTCTGACAGctatagaaaagaaatgaatatataatgaTTACTTTGTTTTGAAACATCAGATTcctagggtgtctgggtggctcaatcagttaaaggACCAACATTTGGTTTTGACTCAGTTCCTGATTTCATGGAccttgggatcaagctccccaGTTGAGCTCCATGATCAGCAGAAGTTTGTTTGgatattttctccctctgccctttccccacttGTTCCTtatatcaaaaaaaataaataaaatcttgatgaagaagaaggaggaggagaagaagaagaagatagaagaagaagacgaagaagaagaaaaaggaggaggaggaggaggaggaggagaaggagaaggagcaggaggaggaggagaaagaaggaggaggagaaagaaggagaaggagaacaaGAGGAAGAAACGTTAGGAAAGGGATGGACCCAAAGGGAGGGAGGGCTTGACTGTGAAGTTGGGTGAGAATAGTCCATAAAATATAGAAGGTGAAACATGCATAGCCTCAGGTTAACATAGAGATGAGCACCATAAACCTATAGTCTCATTATATTAAAAGGTTGTAACAGAGAAATTTGGGGGCAGATAATGGACAGTCATGAAAGCCAGGTGAGgtggttctattttcttttattttaaataagcaaaaagaaggcCAAAagcagaattttgaaaaaaaaaaaaaaagcaaaaatttgaGGGCATTAAAACAAGAAAGTAGCACTTACAGATGTATACATTATATGAGATCAACACCAGCACTCAGAGTTCTATCAGTGAATTCAGTCATCATTTCCTCACACTCCACACTGTCCTATCTCCCTGATTTGGGATGATATCATATTAACAGAGCATGctttttttattcctataatACTTTTTACTTTTACCTGTTGAAATTTTACAATTCAAATTATATTGGTACCAATAGTCTTCCCTTGGTTTTCCCAGGTCAATAGCCTTCTGCCTCTACCTCTTATATTAATGTCTGCTTATATCACAATTCAATAAGGTGATTCTAGATTATATATTATTCTTGCTCTATAATCTTCAAACATAATTTAAACAATATTcctcttttattatttcatttgaccTGCATGTTTTCTTGCAAGGTAGGTGTGGCCTCTCGCTTTATGCACAGAGAAATGTGTATGCAGAGTTTCACCTGCGATCAAGAAAGTTTCACTGAGTACAGTACTGTCAGGCTAGAACTAGAACGGGATGCTACtagataacattttatttctctagcaTTCAGCCGTCACAACATATGAAACAGCAAATCTCTATCATCACGTAGATTGCATCCAAGAGAAGATAAATCCTGAGCCATCAGAGGATGCCAACTGATACCTTAACTCCTGGTCCTGACTCCAAAAATCAGGTTCTGTAAACTGCATGGTGAGGTAAATGGAAAATTAGATACCCAAATGAATATTGGTGAAGAGGAAGACAGGGAAAATACAGAATACAGTCAGAGCAGGAAAAAGGAGACTGAGAGTGAATAGACACCAGGCATTGAAGAGTTAGGGAATAAGACACAAAAGACATATCAAAGAAGGGAGGTGAGCAAAAAATGGTGGAGAGGGTTATTTGACCCAAGTTTTCATTGGAGAGTTCAGCTTCTTTCCTCCTGACACACCACATGATCTCtcaccccaaaaccagacaaaagtTGTAGTTGTGGGTCATAAACAAGgggttaaaaaagattttaaaaacccaaaagtaTACCTTATATTCCTTATATACTTATATTCCATCTCAGAAATATCACCACtgacaaaaaaaaacttttcaaatcaGGGGACTCCTCAAGATAGAAACTTCTGCCAAGTTGGCCACAATGCCATGCTGAAGTTTCCTGCTCTACCCCACCCCTACACCCCTACACTGGGGATTATTTGGAAGGTAGTAAAGCCTTCTGCTGAGTCTAGGAAAGGCTTGGGAACCCTGGACCCTTTCAGCCCCTCATGGGTGGAAATAGTGTCCAGGAACTTCATCATTTGTTAGGAAACACTCTGAGTATAGATTCCATTAGATCAGTCTTGACAAGGCAATGTGAAGGAATGATCACAGACAGACTGAAAACTTACCTCTTTGCTTATGAGGAAATAGATGACTTCCAAtagagtaatatttttttttgtatcttcaaCTTCAATTTACTTACAGGATGAATCATATGAAGCTTGAGTAAAACATGCAAACTATACTTCACTGAGGTTTATCACTGGTTTTATCATAAGAGGTGATGGAATGTAGAGAGTTTATGCAGAAAGGGGACCCTGCATGTGGCCCAACATCACACAGTTCCTCCTCAGAAGCACTAAGTCAGATGAAAACAAGGTCTAGATTGGGAGACAGGTGAGACGttcataaaaaagagaaatttgttAATTCAGTTCCTCAAAACTTTGTGAAGGAACCTTATCCTTGCACGCTGAGAGATAAATTCTTCTGAAGCCACTTCTCTTCCCAGAGTTGCTCTTTTGGAAAACACATGAAGTAACTGATTTCTTCCACAGCACTGCATATTTATGGAAATTCTCACCCAAGTTTACAAATGCCTAAGGCAGGCGTCCATCCTCAGGAACTCCAGGAAAACCATTACTCCCAACCCAGTCCCAAAGGATGTCCAATGTGTTACCTTGTTCAGATGGTTCATGGGCAAACACATGCTGTGGGGCCAATTAGTTAGCTTCAACTCACTGTGAACTGCAGGAGAGAAAACACTGATTTCTTCTCCATAGGCTTTGCTCAAATCCATCTCTTCTAGAAGCCTGAAAGTTGTTGAAACCAGTTAAAGGCTTAGATAGATGAAGTATGTCTGGCAGACAGACATGTGTCCTGGCCCCACCAATATCTTCTATGTGATGTTAAACAAGTTTTTCACCTTATTTAATTTCCAATTTTCTCTTAGGAAAAGTAAACTGATAATAACATTTTccagtctttctttccttttctttttcctttcctttccttcccttccctttcctttctctctcttcttttctttttctttctttctttctttctttctttctttctttctttctttctttttctttctttccttccttccttcctccttccctccctccctccttcccttccttccttcctttcttccttccctcatcttttttagagagaaagagtgcacaggAGTTgtgaggggaggaacagagggagataggtttcatgcccagtgtgaagctccacacagggctcaatctcatgagatcatgacttaagctgaaatcaagatcagacactcaactgactgagccacccaggcactcccattatttcttaatttttaatattaatgttcAGTTCCCCCATTCCTAATCTGACCTATGTTCCTAAGTCAATGTATAGAGGAagataggaaaggaaggaagaaaggaaggaaggaaggaaggaaggaaggaaggaaggaaggaaggaaggaaggaatgaaggaagaaagaaagaaagaaaaattttgaatacTTGTCTTGTGTATtgtcttctgtattttatttttctttttaaatatatatgccctcgctggggtgcctgggtgactctgtcagttatGTCTCTGACTCCTGATAATGGTTCAGGTCACTGTCTCAGGGCCAtaagatccagccctgtgtcttGTTCTGCACTCATCAGAGTCACTTTGTTcatctccctctgttcctctccctgcttgctctctctctcctccttctcaaataaataaataaataagtagataaataaacaaatgtgtaaataaataaaatatatttataaaagatacaTGACCTTCCAACTACCAGAGAGAAAGTTGCTTGTGAATGGTTATAACCTACTTAAGATAATATAGATTGCAATAAAACTTACTTTTCATGTGGCAAATCATGTTATTACCCAACACTCTGTATATTTGGTCAAAATATCAACTACCAAGTGCATCACTGTCTGCTAGGCACCTTCGATGGGGATGAGCTGAGTCATGCAGGGTacaggggaaggacagaaggtGGAGACAGGAATGGAGGTGAGAGGATCCCACAAAAGATTGCACAATGCCTTGCCATCTTGCTGAAAGGCTTAGTGGCAACCATCAAGCACTGGTATTTCACAGAAATGTCAGAGAAAATCACACCACAAAACCTGGTCTCTTTTATCACAAATGGACTGGAAGAATCCTGAGGAAGGTTTTTGGTGTATCATTTAAGATCTTAGAACCTCAGCTTCTCCATCAATTGAATAGGAATATGAAGACCTACCTTTAAAATGCTTCtgtaaatcttaaaatatctaacatagaaaataataaatcccTGGCTcagagaaaggacagaagaaatattcatttgtttttattaatcttACTTAAACATGAAGAACTGAGAACCAGAGAAGTGAAATACTccacaaaaaaaaatcccacagctaaTTGGTAACAGAATCGAGCCTAAAATCCACATCTCTTAAGTACAAGTCTAAATCTCTTTTATGTTCATATGATGTGCACAGTAATGTAAGATTTCTTTGCCTGGAAAACAATAACCGACAATAAACGAGCCCTGCATTAAACTTCCCAGTCCAAAAGTCCGAAATGAACTCCTTACATCTGAGGGAATGATTAAGCTCCCAGTTCTGGTGAGAAAATTTTGGAGGGTAGTTTGCAAGGAGATCCTGAAGTGGCCAAAGGCAAGAAGCTGAGTCAACAATCTCTTGAAGTTTCTTCAATCTCTGAGTCAAATGAGCTTTAGTGCTCATTAAATTTCTTGTACACCAAAAGACTGGATGACATCTGGATTCCAGGTTCTGTCAAAGCAATTCCAGGATTTCCTGAATTCACTTGACTATGCTCATCCCATCATGGAAACTGTGTGGAAATAGAACAAAAGCCAACTGAGGTTTGTCCTAGTTCAAGCCAACTCTGTCTTCAACTTAGCATCAATCAGGGCCCTGATTTAAACTCTGCTTATTTAAAGTTGTATCTTACAAGGGAAGGTTTCCAATAAATAACTCAGAAATTCTGGCTAGATAAACCCAATTAACACAGTGAAAATTTGAGGgaataaatgattttaatatgATCAGAAATACTTTTGATTTAAATTCAGATCACTGAGAGCAAGATATGTTTTTGTACACAATGAAAGAATAGACAGAGagtgaagaataaaaaaatgcatAGAGAACAACggctttattttctatttgaatatatatatatattccaatagaatatattgtatatatatgtatctacacacacatatatatacatatatttacatatatatacacacacaataataaTATATTACCACTTTCAAGATTTAATATCTGCAATAATTACATTCTTTTGCCAAACATGACACCACAGTGTATTGATGTAAAAGATATGATACATCATGATATATCATGaaccaaaaagaggaaaaaaaagttccctGCCTCACCTAGAGCTTACAGTCCATGAGAGGAGgctgacaaaaaaattaaaaataggaaaattaagtaaattatgtCTGCATATCAGAAAGTAATAACTTCtctagaaaatttttttaaataaataaataagtgtagaTGGGGAAGTGGGATCATGA
Coding sequences within:
- the LOC123949603 gene encoding olfactory receptor 4C11-like yields the protein MELNNSVNEFILFGLTQNVLKEKVVFVVFLFLYLATLMANLLIVMTIRYSRTLGSPMYFFLFHLSFADACFSTTTAPRMIVDSLSEKKVISYNECMTQIFSVHFFGCLEVLVLVFLSFDRYVAICKPLRYTTIMSQQVCDTMVNLAWVVSCIHSSSQIFLALKLPFCGPNVIDHYFCDMTPLLKLACMDTYTINLLIVFNSGAICMVSFIVLLTSYIFILHSLNNQSAEGRKKALSTCTSHIIVVILFFVPCIFTYTRPVTTFPVDKMVAVFYTIGTPLLNPLIYTLRNAEVKNAMRKLWCNKL